The sequence below is a genomic window from Selenomonas ruminantium subsp. lactilytica TAM6421.
TGTGGATAATTTCGCAGGAAAAGCCTCTATCCACAGAAAAACTGTTGATAACTCCCTATTATTTTGGTAAGATATTGTTGATAATTTTGCGGAAAACTTCACAAGCACTGATTTCTGGGAGGATTTGACTCCCTCATTTTTATCCCATTTTCGCGCCTCACCCCCTGCGGAACCTTCAGTTATCCACACCTGTGGATAATAATGTGGATAAAGTTATACACTTGTGGAAAAAAATTCCTACATACTTTATATGCAGAAAGGAACTTGCTACATGGAGCAGACACAGCTGAAAGCTGTCTGGGCCCAGATCCTGGATAAGATGAAAGAACAGGAACTAGTTGGCCCCTCAGCCTATAATTGGCTAAATCCCGTTGAGCCGATCTCCCTGACCGAAGAAACCTTAGAACTTGGAACGCAGACCGAAATGGCCAAAGAATGGATTGCCGAACGGTATCTTATTTTTATTGAAGACGCGGCGAAGGCCGTTTTTGGTGTGCCCAAAAAAGTGATCCTGACGGTACAGGAAAGCGCAGCACCGGAAGAAGAACCGGCACCTGTCACCCGCTCCGGCAAAAAAGAAAAGCCGGATCAGGGCAGCCTGTTTACTGAAGGCAATGCCCCGGCCGAACACCTGGCAACGCCTGTAGAAGTCCCCATTGTGGCGCCGGGTGACAACTCCTCGTTGAACCCCAAATATACCTTTGATACCTTCGTTACCGGCAAGTCCAATAATTTTGCCCATGCCGCGGCCATGGCTGTGGCCGACAAGCCGGGCAAGACCTACAATCCCTTCTTTATGTATGGTGGCGTGGGACTTGGCAAAACCCATCTGATGCACGCCATCGGCAACCGGGTACTCAAGAACCATCCGGAGATGCGGGTGCTCTATGTCTCCAGTGAGCAGTTCACCAATGAGATCATCCAGGCCATCCAGCAGGGCACTTCGGATAAGTTCCGTCAGAAATACCGGAATATCGACGTCTTGCTGATTGACGATATCCAGTTTATTTCCGGCAAGACCAGTACCCAGGAAGAATTCTTCCATACCTTCAATACCTTATATGATGCCCAAAAGCAAGTCATCATCTCGTCCGACCGTCCGCCCCGTGAAGTGGAACGCCTTGAAGAACGCCTGCGCTCCCGTTTTGACTGGGGCCTGACCACAGATATCCAGGCACCGGATCTGGAAACCCGTATCGCCATTCTCAAGAACAAGGCCCAAAGCGATCACTTCAATATCCCCGACGATGTGATGGTCTATATCGCCAGCCGCATCGACAGCAATATCCGTGAGCTGGAAGGTGCCCTGACAAGATTAGAGGCTTATGCATCGCTGACCAAGCGGGCAGTGAATACCGATCTCGTGGCCGAAGCACTGAAGGATATTTTCCCGAATGGCAAGGCCAAGGAAGTCACCATGGATATCATCCAGGAAATCGTGGCTTCTTATTTCAAAATAAAGATAGAAGACCTTCATTCCAAGAAGCGCACGCGCAACATCGCGTATCCACGCCAGATTGCCATGTATCTCTGCCGGGAGATGACGGAAAACTCCCTGCCCCAGATCGGCAACTTCTTCGGCGGCCGGGATCATACCACCGTTATCCATGCCTATGACAAGATCAATCAGGACAAGGAAACGGATAACCGCCTCAGCGGCATATTGAATGAACTGATGGATCGCATCCAGAAGGTCTGAGATACTCCACGCCCTTATGCACAATGAGGGCGTGGATAACTTTGTGGAAATAAAAAGTATTAACTTGTGGGCAGAATGTGGATAAATTGTTTCACGCTTTTCCCCGTGGATTATGTGGATAACTGATAGACTCTTTTTCAACAGTTTACTAACAGTCTCCTTGTCGATAAAATATGTCATGTCCGCACTTTTCCACATTTCCACAGGCCCTACTACTACTACGGCTATTTATTTATATATTTAAAGAGTAATATTAAAAAAAGAAAGGACATCGCCCCATGAAAATAACCTGTGCCAAGAGCGAACTGACCAACGCCATGCAAATCGCCACCAAGGCAGTAGCTTCCAAACCACAGACACCAATCTTATCCGCAACCTATATGAAAGCAGAGAATGGTGTATTGGAAATCCATGCCACCAACAATGAGATTGGCCTCCTTTGCCGTACCCAGGCTGATGTGGAAAGACCAGGCGAGATTGCCATCAATGGCCGCTATTTCCTGGATGTTATCCGCAAGATGCCTGGGGATAGTGTAACCATAGACTTCAATAAAGATGAAAATATTGTTTACATCAATTCCAATCAGGCTAATTTCACCCTGCGCAGCATGAATGCCGCTGAATTCCCCAAGGTAAAACCCATTGAAAGCAACGTAGATTTCACCATCAAAGATAATGTACTGCGTTCTTTGATCAAAAAGACGGTCTTTGCCTGTGCCAAAGATGAATCCCGTCCTGTTTTCACGGGCTGCTATCTGGACATCAATGACAGCAAAGTCACCATGGCTGCTACCAATATGCATAGGTTGGCTGTGAAATATGAACAGTTCCCGGAACAGCTGGGCAATATCAAAATCATCATTCCCTCCAGCACGCTGCTGGAACTCATGCACAATCTGAACTCGGATATTCCCAGCGATATCAAGGTCAGCTGTAACTTCAATCAGATCAGTTTTGCCTTTGATGACATCTATATGACTTCTCGTCTGATTGAGGGCGCTTACCCGGATTATCAGCATGTTATCCCCAAGGAGCACGCTACTTTGGTGACACTGGACTCTGTGGAATTCAACTCTGCCGTTGATCGTGTTTCCTTGATTTCCCGTGGCGGCGATTACAATATCGTCAAGCTGGATTTCAGCAATGGCCAGCTGAAGATCACTTCTTATAATCCGGAAGTCGGTACGGCTGAAGAAACCATTCCGGCAGCGATTGAAGGTCCGGACATCACCCTTTCCTTCAATGGTCAGTATCTGATGGATGTACTGAAAGTCATCGACAGCAAGAACTGTGAGCTTCGTCTGACCCAGCCTCTGGCGCCCATGACGGTCAAAGAGGAAAAAGACGATGCCTTTATCTATGTGGTAACACCGGTACGGACGAAGAACTAAGGAGGTTATCCCCATGCAGATTGAAGATATTGCCATTGAGACGGAAGAGATTCAGCTGGATCAGTTCCTGAAATGGGCCGGCGTACTGCCTTCGGGCGGCGAAGTCAAGGCACTGATTGCCGAAGGCCTTATCAAACGCAATGGCGAAGTAGAAACAGCCCGCCGCCGCAAGCTCCATCGTGGTGATGTAGTGGAAATCGAAGGCATGGGAGCCTGGCGGGTGCAGTAATGCATATTTATACATTACGCCTTAGAAATTATCGGAACTATGAAGCCCTGGAGCTGACATTCGACCCGAATATCAATGTTTTCTTAGGACCAAATGCCCAAGGAAAGACCAATATCATTGAGGCGGTATACTATGCTTCGTTGGGACATTCGCATCGTACCCATACGGATGCAGACCTGATCCGCTGGGAGCAGCCGGAAGCATTGGTACAATTGGGCTTCAGCCGTCTTGGGGTGGAAAATAAGCTGGAGTTTCAGTTCAGCCGCGTCAAACGGCGGCGTATCCTGCTCAATGACCACCCTATCCGCCCCAAGGATTTGGTGGGCAGTCTGAACACTGTCCTTTTTTCTCCTGAGGATCTGTTTCTGATCAAGGGAGCGCCGGCCCTGCGCCGGCGTTTTTTGGACGGGGAGATCAGTCAGGCCAGTCCCGCTTACTATCATGAGCTGACCAAATACAATAAGATTGTCACCCAGCGCAATAACCTGTTGAAGAAGATCCGGGAGCACAAAGCCGGTACGGACATGTTGGATCTCTGGGATGTGCAATTGGCGGCCAGTGCGGTGAAGATCACCCGGAAACGTCAGGAGGCCGTCAGGAAGCTCAATATGCTGGCCAATCTCATGCAGCGGCGCATTTCCGGTAATCTGGAAAACCTGGCGATTACCTACGAAATCCATGGTGCTGAAGGGGCAAGCGTGACAAATGACCTGGAATCATGGTATAATAAAGAGCTTGCAAGTCATCGGGATGTGGATATTATCCGCGGTTCTACAGGCAGAGGGCCGCATCTGGATGATATCATCCTGATGGTTAATGGCATCAACCTGCGTTCTTTTGGATCGCAGGGACAGCAGCGTACCGGTGTATTGTCTTTGAAGCTGGCGGAGTTGGAATTTTTGCGATCGGAAACCGGGGAATATCCGGTTCTGTTGCTGGATGATGTGATGAGTGAGCTGGATGCTTCCAGGCGGGGACAGCTGATGGATTTCATCTTCCGGGAGCGGATACAGACGATGATTACGGCCACGGATGGGGCTTATTTCCCGCAGGAGCGGATTGGCACTTACTATCAGGTGGCAGCTGGGCAGATTACGAGGTAGGCCATGGGTGCGAAAGGCAGTTTGAAAGCGCGTTCTCCGGGATTGGAACGTCCGGACAGCATTATCCGCAAGACGCTTCATCATATGGGGGAGCATTGCGAAAAAAAGTATTATATGCACTGGGTACTCTGGCATTGGCCGGATATTGTGGGAGATTTCATCGCTCATAATACAAAAGTACAGGGAATCCGCAAGGAGACTTTGTATATCTATAGCGCTAATTCTGCTTTGCGGAATGAATTGCAGATGATGATGCCGCAGATCGTGCAGTCCGTAAATAACTTTGCTGGACAGAGATTGATTGCCAATGTGGCCTTTACCAAGGAATGGACGAAGGCTGACAGTGAAGGTATTGAGGAAATCCGATTGGCACCGACAGAGCAGGAAGAAAATCTGGGCAAAGAACGACGCAGCGTACCCTTGACGCCTGAGGAAATGCAGGCGGCGGAAAAGCTGGTCGCTGAGGCTGATGATGCGGATATTGCTCAGGCCATTGCCGGTCTGTACCGCAGGCATCTGCAGATGCAAAAGCTCAAGCTGGCCAAGAATTATCAGAAATGTCCTCAATGTGGTCAGCTGATGGAGCCGGAGCGCACAATCTGTGCGGATTGTGCCGCCAAGCAGCAGGAAAGGATAAGAGCTGCGGTGCGCCAGGTATTACGGGACATGCCCTGGGGCAGATACCCCGATGTCAAGGAGTATGTGCCGGAATGTACGCCCAAGATCGTCAATGAACAGCGATCTATGATGGTGCAGCAATTGGCTGCAGATGTGGATGTCAACGATAAGACGAGCATGAAGGCCAGGACACTGGTAATGCTTTACCGCTGTCTGCCGCCGGAGCAGCTGAACGAAGATAATATAACCCGGGCATTGTATGCCCTGCGTTTTGACCTGCATAGGCCCAAGGATTATAAAGCCCCCAAGCGCTATGAGGTAATCAAGCTGGGGAGGAGGTAACATATGTTTCTCCATTTAGGCAATGGCGTATCCGTACGCACCAAGGATGTAATTGCCATACACGATTATGCTCTGTTTCTGAAGGGCTCAGGCAGTGAGTTCCTCGCCCGTGAAAAAGCAGCGGGACGTTTGGAAAATACACTGCCTTTGGAAATACGTCAGGATGAGGAGGCGAAAAAGTCTCTGATCATCACCAATGAGAAAACTTACCTGTCTGCCATATCGCCCTGGACATTGAAGCGGCGGTCGCAGATGGTTTATGATACAATGGATATTGATAAAGAGGCGGCAGAGATGGATGCTGCTGAAATTACGATGGAATGATGGGAGCGTTAGATTTCATGGCAAATGACAATGAACAGTTGAACATAGAAAATGCCGCGCCGGGCGAAGAAATGGAAAGCGTGGACACCACCGGTGTGGAAATCCATACGGATGAAAGCAGCGCGGAAGTTACGGCTGTAGACGCTGATTACGGCGCCGAGCAGATCCAGATCCTCGAAGGTCTGGAAGCTGTGCGCATGCGCCCGGGTATGTATATCGGCAGCACTTCGGAACGCGGCCTGCATCACCTGGTCTACGAAGTAGTCGATAACTCCATCGACGAGGCGCTGGCCGGTTACTGCGACAAGATCGATGTGACCATCCATCGCGATAACAGCATCACGGTTACGGATAACGGCCGTGGTATTCCCGTTGACATGCATGAAAGCGGTATGCCCGCCGTGGAAGTCGTACTGACGGTGCTCCATGCCGGCGGTAAGTTCGGTGGCGATGGCTACAAGGTTTCCGGCGGTCTGCACGGCGTAGGTGTGTCCGTCGTAAATGCCCTGTCCACTTCCATGGAAGTACAGGTCAAGCGCGATGGCAAGATCCATGAGATTTCCTTCAAGCGTGGCGAAACCGTGGAGAAGCTCCATGTGACCGGCGAAACGGAAATAACAGGCACCCGGGTGCACTTCGTACCGGATCCGGAAATCTTCTCCGTGACGACTTACAGCTATGATACGCTGAAACACCGTCTGCGCGAGCTGGCTTTCCTGAACCACGGTATCACCATTGTCCTCAATGATGAACGCGGGGAAGAGCTCAGAAGCGAGCAGTTCCACTTTGAAGGCGGCATCAGCTCCTTCGTGGAACATCTCAACCGCAAGAAGGAAAAGATCAATCCGGAGCCGATTTACTTTAACGGCACGAAAGATGATACCGTTGTGGAGATTGCTTTGCAGTACAACGACAGCTATCAGGAGAATATCTACTCCTTCGTCAATAACATCAACACCGAGGAAGGCGGCACCCATCTGGCAGGCTTTAAGCTGGCCCTGACCCGTGCTGCCAACGATTTTGCCCGCAAGCAGAATATCCTCAAGGATAAAGATGGCAACCTTTCCGGTGATGATGTGCGTGAAGGCCTGACCGCGGTCATCAGCCTGAAGGTTCGTGATCCCCAGTTTGAAGGCCAGACCAAGACCAAGCTGGGCAACAGCGAAGTGCGCGGTATCGTGGATTCCATCGTGACGGAAGGTCTCTCTGAATACTTTGAAGAAAATCCAACCATCACCAAGAAATTCATCGAAAAGGCCATTATGGCTGCCCGTGCCCGTGAGGCTGCCCGCAAGGCAAGAGAACTCACCCGTCGCAAGAATGCGCTGGAAGTTTCCAGCCTGCCCGGCAAACTGGCGGACTGCTCCGTGAAAGATCCGGAAATGGCCGAGATCTATCTGGTAGAGGGTGACTCCGCAGGCGGCTCCGCCAAGCAGGGACGTGACCGCCGCTTCCAGGCCATCCTGCCCCTGCGCGGTAAGATCCTGAACGTAGAGAAGGCTAGACTTGACAAGATTTTCGCCAACGCAGAAATCCGCACCATGATCACGGCTTTCGGTACGGGTATCAGCGATGATTTTGATCTGTCCAAGCGCCGCTATGGCAAGATCATCATCATGACAGATGCCGATGTGGACGGTGCCCATATCCGTACTCTGTTGCTGACCTTCCTCTACCGCTATATGAAGCCGCTGATCGAGCATGGCCATGTATTCATTGCCCAGCCGCCTCTCTATCAGATCCGCAAGGGCAAGAAACATTGGTATACCTACAGCGATGAAGAGCTGGCCAAAAAGCTGGATGAAGTAGGCCGTGATGGTTCCACCGTCCAGCGCTACAAGGGTCTGGGCGAGATGAACCCGGAACAGCTTTGGGAAACTACTATGGATCCTGCCGGCCGCACCATGCTGCGCGTGGAGATGGCCGATGCTGAGGCTGCGGATGAACTCTTCACAATCCTCATGGGGGATAAAGTAGAGCCGCGCCGTCAGTTTATCGAAGAAAATGCTAAATTAGTACGCAATCTGGATATCTGATTTTTTAACTTCCACCTGAGCCTTCCGGCTCGGGTGGAAGTTTTCTTAGTACCTGCTTTCAAGACATACCCAACCTTTTCTGCTATAATGTAGTTTGGTTTATGAGAAAGGATGACAATATGAGCGAGCATAGAATCACTCCTTTGACTGAGAGTGGGTTACTTACGGCACTCAGTGTGGTGCTGGCTTTGATGGCGGTTTATCTGCCTTTTATTGGCTTTTTGCTGGTGCTGTTCTGGCCTCTGCCGCTGATTGTTCTGGTGGTGCGCCATGGTTGGCGCTGGGGGATTCTGGCTGCTGTGGCGGCGGGAATTCTGGTGGGCCTATTGGTGGAGCCTTTGCTTTCCTTACGGTTAGTCATTGCCTTTGCTCCGGCAGGCATTTTGTTGGGCTGGGCCTTTGCCAAGGGCTGGTCCGGGGTTCGTACTTTTGTATTGACACTGCTGGCGGCAATTGCCGGTCAGGCGGCAGCTATAGGCCTGCTATTCTGGGTGACGGATGTTAATCCGCTGGCCATGCAGGTGGATATTTTGCAATCGTCCTTTGATTCGTCATTGCAGCTCTATGAAAGCATGGGCGTCAGCGGGGAGGAACTCGCCAAGACGCGGGACGATATCGAGCAGGGAATGAAGATGCTCAATTATTTATTCCCGCTGGTCTTTATCCTGATGGGGCTTTTCTATACGGTTGTCTCGTATATAGCGGGCGGCAGGATTTTGAAAAGGCTGGGGCATACGGTTCCTCAGTTCCCGCCTTTCAGTGAATGGAGACTGCCGCAGGCCTTCTTATACTTGTTTGGCTTTGCGCTGGTGGGCCTTTATTGGGGTGGTACCCGGGAGATTACCTGGTTGTATCAGTTATCCCTGAATGCCAATGTGCTGGCGATTATGGCCGGCCTGCTGCAGGGAATCGTCTTGGTTCACTGTCTGTTGCGCCATTATAAAGTGAGCCTGCCCCTGCGGATCGTGCTCTATGTATTCATTATCATGAATCCTTTTTTGGCTCAGGTTACGGCCATGACCGGGCTTATCGATATGCTCTTTGACTATCGGCGGCGATTTGCCGCCCGCAACCAGAAATGAGGTGCGCTCGATGCCACGAAACCTTTCGGCATGGATAGATTTAACCATACATCTTTTAGTCATGCTGGTGCTGATCGGCGTGTTGTCTTATTACAATTTCTATATCGCTGCCATTGCCGGAGTTGTTTGGCTGGCATTAGCTTCCTTTGCCCGGGAGCGTTGTGCGGACAGGTCCAGGCGTTTTGAGCGCTATTGCCGCAATGTGGTGCGCAATATCAATGAAATGCTCAACTATGCCGTGGATGAGCTGCCACAGGCCATTATAATTGTCAATGAGGACGGGCGGTTGCAATGGTGTAATGACCGCATCACGGCATATCTGGAAACGAAACCGGAACAGGATACGGATGTGAAGGATATCTGGCCGGGCATCATCATTGCACCGGTTTGGGGGCAGGAAGGCGAATACGTCTTTGCCCACGAGGATAAGTATTATCATGTGTTTTATCATCCTGTGAAGCTGGCTCCGCGTCAGGAGCAGCTGATGACGCTGTACATTCAGGATGTTTCGGCACATGAACAGTTGAAGAACACCTATCAGCAGAGCCGTACCGTGCTGGTATATATCCAGATCGACAACTATGATGAAGTCATGCAGGGGCAGACGGAAGCAGAACGCACGTCGCTGCTGCTGGCGGTAAATCAGACGCTGGATAAATGGATGAAGAATCTGGGCGGCTTTATGCGCCGTGTGTCGGAAGACCTTTATGTGGTGATTCTGACACGTCAGGGGCTGGATCAGGCCATGAATGAAAAATTCGATGTGCTGGATAAGGCCCGCCAGCTCCAGAGCACCAACCGCCTGCCTGTAACTCTGTCCATGGGCGTAGCTGTGGCAGAAAATCAGACCATGGCCGAGCTTGGCGCCCAGGCCCAGGCCGGTCTCGATCTGGCCTTAGGCCGTGGCGGCGATCAGGTGGCTGTGCAGATGAATGGCAAGACGCAGTTCTTTGGCGGCCGGGCTAAGGCCGTGGAGAAACATACCCGCGTCAAGGCCCGAGTGGTGGCACATGCTGTCCGGGAAATCATGGAAGGGGCGGATGAGATCTTCATCATGGGCCACCATAATGAGGACTTTGACTGCTTCGGTGCGGCCATGGGCGTGGCGAAGATGGCCCGTCAGTTGGAGAAGACATACCATATTGTCCTGTCGGATATGAACGATGGTATTGACAAATTCTATGATTTGCTTAAAGATAAAGAAGAGTACGCGGATGTCTTTGTACATGCCGAGGATATCAAGAATTCCACGGCTCTCAATCCTGTATTGATCGTTGTGGATACCCATATCCCCCATCTGGTGGCCGATCCTACCTTGTTGGAACGGGTGCCTCAGGTCGTGGTCATCGACCATCATCGCCGCAGTGAGAACTTCATCAAGAGTCCGCTGCTGGTTTATATCGAGCCGGGCGCCAGCTCCACCAGTGAGCTAATAACGGAGCTTTTGATGTACTTTGGCGATGATATCCGTTTGGGCAGGCTGGATGCCACGGCCTTGTATTCCGGCATTGTGGTGGATACCAAGAATTTTGCCGTGCAGACCGGCGTGCGTACCTTTGATGCGGCTGCTTATCTGCGGCGCAGCGGGGCGGATCCCGTGATGGTACGTCATCTGTTCCGGTCGGATTATGATACGACGGTAGCTTTGGCCCGCACGAAAGCACGGGCGGAACTGTTCCCCGGCGGCCTTATTATCTCGACCATCCCGGAAAAGATTCCCAATATCCAGGTTATCGCCGCTCAGGCGGCAGATAGTTTGCTGCGGATTGAAAATGTGCGCATGAGCATATTGATCTTCCAGCTTACCGATGATACCATTGGCCTGAGTGCCCGTTCCACTGGCGAGCTCAATGTCCAGGTCATCATGGAGGCTTTTGGCGGCGGCGGCCATCAGAATGTGGCCGGTGCTCAGGTCAAGGATGGCGATCTGGCTGAGATAAAGGCCAAGGTTATCGAAATCAGTGAAAAATATATCGAGGAGAATGATAAAGATGAAAGTGATTCTACAGCAGGACATTAAGAAATTAGGCAAAAAAGGCGAAATCGTGGAAGTTTCCGAAGGCTATGGCCGTAACTTCCTGCTGCCCCGTAAGGCTGCAGTCCTCGCCAATGCTGAAAATATGAATGTTGCTAAGGCTCAGGCTGGTTCCAAGGCCCGCAAGGAGGCTATGGCTACGGATGAGGCTAAGCTGATGGCTGCCCAGCTGGAAAAAGTTTCCGTGACGATCCCCGTGAAGATCGGCGAGAACGGCAAATTGTTTGGCTCGGTGACAGGCAAGGATGTGGCTGATGCTTTGAAGAAGGAAAAGATTGATATTGACCGTCGTAAGATCTCCATCAAGGGTGAAGTTACGGGTGCCGGCGAATATGAAGCCGTGATAAAGGTACATCCGGCCATTACCAGCACCATCAAGGTTAATGTTGTGGCAGGTTGATATGAAGTTACTGGATTTTATTCGCAACTTATTTACGAAAAAACAGGAGCAGGCATTGCCTGCTCCTGCTTCGCGCAATGCAACCCCGTTAGATCGCCAGATTGAGGCCCTCTATGCCATTCTGGTGGATGTTATGGGCACGGAGAAGCTGGTGATTCAGGCGGGCAAGATGAAGGCCCTGGATTTGATGCGCTCCGATGATCCCTGTGAGCGCGTATTGGCCTTGCAGCGGATTCTGGGAGAAGATCCCCTGATCTCTCCTGCGCCTAAGGCCGAACAGGTTCCTCAGATCATGGAAGCCCTTTCTGAGCGGGTGGCCGATATTGTAGCCCGCCGCAATGTGGAGGATTCCATTGAGAAAAAGGTTACGGAGAAGCTGGAAAAGGAACATGCGGACTATGTAAACGATATCCGTCAGCAGATCATGAAGGACGAAAAGGGCGGCAATGAGTCGCCACAGGATAAGGAAAAAAGAGAAAAGCTGGAAAAACTGGAGAGCATCAAGCTCACCCAGTCCATTATGGAACTGTTGCGGCCTCAGGATTTTTCGGAAATCGTGGGCCAGGAGCGGGCCGTCAAATCCCTGATGGCCAAGCTCAGTTCCCCTTATCCGCAGCATCTGCTGCTCTACGGCCCTCCTGGCGTCGGCAAGACCACGGCAGCCCGGCTGGTGCTGGAGGCAGCCAAGAAAAAGGCGGTTTCTCCTTTCGGGGAGGAGGCGCCCTTTGTGGAAACGGACGGTACGACTTTGCGCTGGGACCCGCGTGATATTACCAACCCGTTATTGGGCTCTGTCCATGATCCCATCTATCAAGGCGCACAGAAGACTCTGGCTGACCGCGGTATTCCTGAACCCAAACCGGGATTGGTTACAGATGCCCATGGCGGCATCCTGTTCATCGATGAAATCGGTGAAATGGATGAGATGCTGCAGAATAAGCTGTTGAAAGTTCTGGAAGATAAGCGGGCCTATTTTGAATCGGCTTACTACGATCCTACGGACCCCAAGGTGCCGCCTTATATCAAGAAGCTCTTTGAAGAAGGGGCTCCGGCGGATTTCGTGCTGATTGGCGCCACTACCCGCGATGCAGGGCATATCAATCCTGCCCTGCGTTCCCGCTGTGCGGAAATCTATTTTGAACCATTGACGCCGAAGCATATTGAAGAGATCGTGCGCAATGCCGCAGCTAAGCTCCATGTGAATGTCAGCGATGAAGTAGCCGCACTGATCAGTGAATACACCATTGAAGGCCGCAAGGCCATCAATATCCTGGCTGATGCCTACAGTCTGGCCTTGGAGCGTTGTGGCATCGGTGAGGATTTCAAGGTGGAGGATCTGGGCACGGAAAATGGGCCATCTGTAGAGATCAGCAAGGCTGATATCTACGAGGTTACCCAGGTCAGCCGTCTGACGCCCTATGTGACCAAGAAGGCCTCTGATAATGCAATCCAGGGCCATATATTTGGTTTGGGCGTAGCCGGTTTCCTAGGTTCTGCCATTGAATTGGAAGCTGTGGCCTTCCCGGCCAAGGAAAAGGGCAAGGGAACGGTCCGCTTCAATGAGACGGCGGGTTCCATGGCAAAGGATTCTGTGTTCAATGCTGCTTCCGTAATGCGGAAGCTGACAGGCAAGGATTTGCATGATTACGATGTGCATATCAATGTGATCGGCGGCGGCAATATCGATGGCCCCAGCGCGGGCACAGCGATTCTTGCCGTGATTACCAGTGCTGTGACGGGAAAAAAAATCCGTCAGGATGTGGCGGTAACGGGTGAAATATCATTGGCAGGCCGGGTACGCCCTGTGGGCGGCGTCTTTGAAAAGGCCTATGGCGCCAAGCAGGCTGGTATTAAGACACTGGTCATTCCTCAGGAGAACAGCAAGGATATTCCCCAGGAACATCTGGGGCTGGATATCCATCCTGTAGCCATGGCAGAGGAAGCCTTCCGCTATATCTTTGAGCCTGAATTGGATAAGGAAGAGGAGTAAGAAAATGGCATTGCCAGAACGTGTACCTCCCCAGAATATAGAAGCCGAGCAGGCAGTTCTGGGGGCCATGCTCATAAAGAAAGAAGCTATCATCGAGGTACAGGAAATCCTGCAGCCCGATGATTTTTA
It includes:
- the lonC gene encoding Lon family ATP-dependent protease gives rise to the protein MKLLDFIRNLFTKKQEQALPAPASRNATPLDRQIEALYAILVDVMGTEKLVIQAGKMKALDLMRSDDPCERVLALQRILGEDPLISPAPKAEQVPQIMEALSERVADIVARRNVEDSIEKKVTEKLEKEHADYVNDIRQQIMKDEKGGNESPQDKEKREKLEKLESIKLTQSIMELLRPQDFSEIVGQERAVKSLMAKLSSPYPQHLLLYGPPGVGKTTAARLVLEAAKKKAVSPFGEEAPFVETDGTTLRWDPRDITNPLLGSVHDPIYQGAQKTLADRGIPEPKPGLVTDAHGGILFIDEIGEMDEMLQNKLLKVLEDKRAYFESAYYDPTDPKVPPYIKKLFEEGAPADFVLIGATTRDAGHINPALRSRCAEIYFEPLTPKHIEEIVRNAAAKLHVNVSDEVAALISEYTIEGRKAINILADAYSLALERCGIGEDFKVEDLGTENGPSVEISKADIYEVTQVSRLTPYVTKKASDNAIQGHIFGLGVAGFLGSAIELEAVAFPAKEKGKGTVRFNETAGSMAKDSVFNAASVMRKLTGKDLHDYDVHINVIGGGNIDGPSAGTAILAVITSAVTGKKIRQDVAVTGEISLAGRVRPVGGVFEKAYGAKQAGIKTLVIPQENSKDIPQEHLGLDIHPVAMAEEAFRYIFEPELDKEEE